A stretch of the Chitinophaga sp. Cy-1792 genome encodes the following:
- a CDS encoding aminoacyl-histidine dipeptidase, translating to MEWKDLQPQSLWSYFAQLNAIPRASKKEAAAIDFVVKFGQELGLETTRDTVGNVVIKKPATAGLENRQTVILQSHLDMVHQKNNDTDFDFDTQGINMYIDGDWVRAKGTTLGADNGIGVAAIMAILADKTLAHPALEALFTIDEETGMTGATQLDGSMLSGTIMLNLDTEEEHSFTIGCAGGRDTNTSATYQEIPAGDGFLSYLIKITGLLGGHSGMDIHKGRGNANKLMNRLLYKAQSQFDIQLVSIDGGSLRNAIPRESTAQVLVSKSEEAEFLAFISDYEATIKDEYQHIEAGLAVSITKADNPGIMMDPAYFRQLTRAIYAIPNGVYRMSPEIADLVEASTNLARVIAKNGSFTTQSLQRSSVDSTKEDVGYAVKAGFEIIGCTINQTSGYPGWKPNINSAILQVMTKLFKEQYGKEPEIGAVHAGLECGIIGAHHPGMDMISFGPTILDAHSPNERVQISAVGRFYQLLTNTLKEIPAKA from the coding sequence ATGGAATGGAAAGACCTCCAGCCGCAATCATTGTGGTCGTACTTTGCACAACTGAACGCTATCCCCCGCGCTTCCAAGAAAGAAGCAGCCGCTATAGACTTCGTAGTTAAATTCGGTCAGGAACTGGGCCTCGAAACAACCCGCGATACCGTAGGCAACGTAGTTATCAAAAAGCCTGCTACCGCAGGTCTGGAAAACAGACAGACCGTTATACTGCAGTCACATCTGGATATGGTTCACCAGAAAAATAATGATACTGATTTTGATTTCGATACACAGGGAATCAATATGTATATAGATGGCGACTGGGTAAGAGCCAAAGGAACTACCCTCGGCGCAGACAATGGCATCGGCGTAGCGGCTATCATGGCTATTCTTGCTGACAAAACCCTGGCACACCCTGCCCTGGAAGCCCTGTTCACCATCGACGAAGAAACCGGCATGACAGGCGCCACCCAGCTAGACGGCAGCATGCTCTCCGGCACCATCATGCTCAACCTGGATACAGAGGAAGAACATTCCTTCACCATCGGTTGCGCAGGTGGCCGCGACACCAATACCAGCGCCACTTACCAGGAAATTCCTGCCGGCGATGGTTTCCTCTCCTACCTCATCAAAATCACAGGTTTACTCGGCGGCCACTCCGGCATGGATATCCACAAAGGACGTGGCAATGCCAACAAACTGATGAACCGCCTGCTCTATAAAGCACAGTCTCAGTTTGATATACAGCTCGTTAGTATCGACGGGGGCAGCCTCAGAAACGCCATCCCACGCGAATCTACCGCACAGGTGCTCGTATCCAAATCTGAAGAAGCCGAATTCCTCGCCTTCATCAGCGACTACGAAGCCACCATCAAAGATGAATACCAGCACATCGAAGCCGGCCTGGCTGTCTCCATCACAAAAGCCGATAACCCCGGCATCATGATGGACCCTGCCTACTTCCGGCAGCTGACAAGGGCAATCTATGCTATTCCTAACGGCGTATACCGCATGAGCCCTGAAATAGCAGACCTCGTAGAAGCCTCTACCAACCTGGCTCGCGTTATTGCTAAAAACGGCTCCTTCACCACGCAGTCACTGCAACGCAGCAGCGTAGACAGCACCAAGGAAGATGTTGGCTATGCAGTGAAAGCAGGCTTCGAAATTATCGGTTGTACCATCAACCAAACCTCCGGCTACCCTGGCTGGAAACCTAATATCAATTCAGCCATCCTCCAGGTGATGACCAAACTGTTCAAAGAACAATACGGCAAAGAACCTGAAATCGGTGCCGTACACGCCGGACTGGAATGCGGCATCATCGGCGCTCATCATCCTGGTATGGATATGATCTCCTTTGGCCCTACCATCCTCGATGCGCACTCTCCTAACGAAAGAGTACAGATATCAGCTGTAGGCCGCTTCTATCAGCTGCTGACAAATACACTGAAAGAAATTCCTGCAAAAGCATAA